The DNA sequence CGATGAGGGGGCCTCACGGCCCCCGCTCCCGCGGCAGGAAGACCCGACGATGCACTGCACCGAGGTGAAGGTCCGGTTCAGCGAGCTCGACCCCTACGGCCACGTCAACCACGCGGTGCACCTCACCTACTTCGAGACCGCCCGGATCGAGGCGCTCGGGAGCATCGGCCTCGGGCTGGCGCGGCTGCAGGACGAGGGCTTCCACCTCATCGTCGTCGAGGTCCAGGCGCGCTACCTGCGGCCGGCGATGTTCGGCGACGTGCTGACCGTCGAGACGGCGAT is a window from the Egibacteraceae bacterium genome containing:
- a CDS encoding thioesterase family protein, producing MHCTEVKVRFSELDPYGHVNHAVHLTYFETARIEALGSIGLGLARLQDEGFHLIVVEVQARYLRPAMFGDVLTVETAIAEVRAASARWSQRMTRGDELIATLELRGCGWSMSERACGPPNG